In Oryza brachyantha chromosome 1, ObraRS2, whole genome shotgun sequence, the following are encoded in one genomic region:
- the LOC102722994 gene encoding nudC domain-containing protein 2, which yields MADKLGPEKRHAFVHNGQKVFEWDQTLEEVNMYIELPKGVPTKLFQCTIQATHVSLGIRGNPPYLNHDLTHPVKTDSSFWTIEDGEMHITLQKREKGKTWSSPIQGQGSLDPYAADQEQKRLMLQRFQEENPGFDFSQAQFTGTCPDPRTFMGGIRSE from the exons ATGGCAGATAAGCTTGGACCCGAGAAGCGACACGCCTTTGTCCACAACG GCCAGAAGGTATTTGAGTGGGACCAAACACTAGAGGAGGTGAACATGTACATTGAGCTCCCTAAGGGTGTACCGACCAAGCTCTTTCAATGCACCATCCAGGCCACACACGTTTCGCTTGGCATCCGCGGCAATCCACCCTACCTCAAT CATGACCTGACACACCCTGTGAAGACTGATTCATCGTTCTGGACAATAG AGGATGGTGAAATGCACATCACACtgcaaaaaagagagaaggggaaAACATGGTCATCCCCAATACAAGGCCAAGGTAGCTTGGATCCATATGCTGCAGACCAAGAACAAAAACGGCTCATGCTGCAAAGGTTTCAAGAAGAG AACCCAGGATTTGACTTCTCTCAGGCTCAGTTCACTGGCACCTGCCCTGACCCAAGAACCTTCATGGGTGGAATTCGCTCTGAGTGA
- the LOC121054877 gene encoding fasciclin-like arabinogalactan protein 11 gives MARSVAVAVAFMAVAAVAVAQAPAPAATPSGPPNVTAILEKGGQYTTFIRLMKETQQDTQLNSQLNNSFNGNGYTVFAPTDNAFNNLKPGTLNGLTQQQQVSLVQGHVLPQFYSMDSFQTASNPVRTQASGTDGPYTLNITSTTNSQVNVSTGVVEVTVTNALSAAKPLAVYSVDKVLLPFELFGVKAPAAAPAASTTKPKKGGATDAAAGPAGSEDAQPTDAASARAVGWGVAGLAAVVSFLL, from the coding sequence ATGGCGAGGAGTGTAGCGGTGGCCGTGGCGTtcatggcggtggcggcggtggcggtggcgcaggcgccggcgccggcggcgacgccgagcgGGCCGCCGAACGTGACGGCGATCCTGGAGAAGGGCGGGCAGTACACGACGTTCATCCGGCTGATGAAGGAGACGCAGCAGGACACGCAGCTGAACAGCCAGCTGAACAACTCCTTCAACGGCAACGGCTACACCGTGTTCGCGCCCACCGACAACGCCTTCAACAATCTCAAGCCCGGCACGCTCAACGGCCTcacccagcagcagcaggtgtCGCTCGTCCAGGGCCACGTCCTCCCGCAGTTCTACTCCATGGACTCCTTCCAGACGGCCAGCAACCCCGTCCGCACCCAGGCCTCCGGCACCGACGGGCCCTACACCCTCAACATCACCTCCACCACCAACAGCCAGGTCAACGTCTCCACCGGCGTCGTCGAGGTCACCGTCACCAACGCCCTCAGCGCCGCCAAGCCGCTCGCCGTCTACTCCGTCGACAAGGTGCTCCTGCCCTTCGAGCTCTTCGGCGTCAaggcgcccgccgccgcgcccgccgcgtcGACCACCAAGCCCAAGAAGGGCGGCGCCacggatgccgccgccgggccggCCGGGTCGGAGGACGCCCAGCCCACGGACGCCGCCAGCGCGAGGGCCGTCGGGTGGGGCGTCGCCGGACTGGCCGCCGTTGTTAGCTTCCTCTTGTAA